The sequence CGGGTCATCACCGGGCATATAAGTTCGGATCTGGGTAAATTCTCCGCTCCCTATCCGGTTTCGTTTGGCCTTGGATCCATGATCAACGAGAGATTTTTGAGCCGTTGCTAAACCCCCCCGAACCTGTGATAGATCAGGAATGACTCGAACCTTAGTGATGGCAGGAAAAACGACCTGCTTCTCCCAAAGCGCAAGGTTGGCCGTCAAGCGAAAAAAGACTTTATCCAGCACATAATCCCCTCGAATCAACGCTTGGGAAGCGTAGCTCAACTCCAGGGTTTGACCGCTGGGTATTTCGCCTATCAGGGGAAAAGGATTCAGAAACGACGGCGGCAGATTGTCAATCAAGCGAAACTTAATAGCTGATTTGGAGTTATTTGCGAGCTGTAGAGCCACCGCAAACTCTTGCCCGCGCTCAAGGTCCGCCTTGGCGATGCGAACACATACGAGTTGACTCCTACGGGGGAGTAACCATAGGTCCAGGAGGCTTGCTAAAACAAGAAGACTATTGAGTCCCAAAAAGGCAATCCATCCTAATCCCCTATACGCTGCCAGAGAGATAGGCAGTGCACAAACAAGTACTAAACCGATTAATTTTCGCGTCGGCAAAATCCCTTTATCGCGGAACAGGTGTCGAGTCCACAACGTCTTGGATAATTTGATCACTCGTTCCACCCTCCAATTCCATATGGGGTGCCAGAATTATCCGATGTCTTAAGGCTGGACGAACAACTAGTTTGACATCGTCGGGGGTTACATAATCTCGTCCCTGAATAAATGCCCATGCCTTACAGGACTCTGCCAGGGAGATTCCCGCTCTAGGACTGGCACCCAAACGGATCAAGTCATATTCCCGGGTTTTTCGGACAATCTGCGCAATATAATCGATAATTGAGTCGTCAATATTGACCAGGCGGACATCATCCCGCAGTTGTTTAAAATCGGCCAGTTCTAAGATCGGAGGTATTTCCTCCGAGACTCTATGATCGACTAAGGAGCTTTTCAGTAAGTGTTTTTCTGCAGTAAGGTTGGGATAGTCAATCAGTAGTTTAAAGGAAAACCGGTCTTGTTGGGCCTCGGGTAGAGGATAGGTCCCTTCAAACTCTATCGGGTTTTGAGTGGCCACGACAAAGAAAGGGTCTGGCAGAAGAAGTGTCTCACCGTGAATCGTGACCTGCTTCTCCTCCATGGCTTCCAAGAGCGCAGCTTGGGCTTTAGGAGGGGTACGGTTGATCTCATCCCCCAATAAAAGGTTCGTGAAAACGGGTCCTCGCATAATCTCGAATTGTCCAGTCTTGAGGTTGAAAATTGTACTGCCGGTGATATCACTGGGCAGTAAATCGGGGGTAAACTGAACACGCCGGAAATCTCCGCCGATCATTTGGGCAAGCACACGAACCATTTTTGTCTTCCCGGTTCCGGGAGCCCCTTCCAGCAGAACGTGCCCACTGGCCAAGAAAGCAGTTAACAGGAGGGCTAGATTATGGGTTTGGCCGAATAGTTGTTGTTCATAGCTAGCTAATAGTTTCTGTATTGATCCATTCACCGACGTTCAACCTCTTTCTGCATATCGTCTAGGAACTTTGACCATTTAAGAAAAAGCTTAAGAGAAATTTTATCAGGATTGGCCTTTTTCAGTTCACTCCAAGTTTGGAGCCCCTGTTGTTGTTTAGCCATCGGCAGTCGCTGTAAGGTGGCTTCAATAAACTCTGACCCACTCAGGTTTGCCTGGATACCCCATCGTTCCTGGACAGCATGACGGAGGAATTCATCTTGAATCTCTAAGGACTCTTTGTAAAACTTTCCTCTCTCATACCAAGCTGCCAGGGCCCGAATTCGTTCGTCCCCAAAGCGAACCACCCATTCCCGAGGGGTTCGGATAGATCCGAATCGCTTTCCTTTATACCAGAGCCACAATAAAAAACTAATAAGGCCCTGAGTTAATAAGAGCACAAACCACTCAGGATAGACCCCCAGACCACTTGGGGAATTACTATGGACGAATTCATTAACCCAGATCACTTGGGGATCAGCCCGAACTATAAAAGGCAGCACTAACTGCAAATGGTCTTCTTGAAGGATCAGGCTGTTGGTTAACCATTCAGGGGCTAGCAGAACCATTAACTCCCCTTGCCCGTAGACGCGGGATAAGGCAATGATCCCCTGCTGGTCTTTAAGTAAAACATGATCTTCCGATTCTGCCTCCAGTCGCACAGTGGTTTCAAGTGTGGCGAGATGGGTACCCTTCCATTCCTCGAAGCCTTCTACTGAGGAGTGTAG comes from Desulfosporosinus meridiei DSM 13257 and encodes:
- a CDS encoding DUF4350 domain-containing protein produces the protein MSAKQFYQNQTSRIWVGVFLGIGLFIGLGIAFLPQGPTQYPKYVTESPSPSGIKAFYTLLEKEFPQVETWQKPAQTLPFLTSRQLMIIVEPSTPFNSSQLEQWIKWMEAGNQLWLLDRNPKGLFHLETSLIDPAANPDTNVDINQEANLHSSVEGFEEWKGTHLATLETTVRLEAESEDHVLLKDQQGIIALSRVYGQGELMVLLAPEWLTNSLILQEDHLQLVLPFIVRADPQVIWVNEFVHSNSPSGLGVYPEWFVLLLTQGLISFLLWLWYKGKRFGSIRTPREWVVRFGDERIRALAAWYERGKFYKESLEIQDEFLRHAVQERWGIQANLSGSEFIEATLQRLPMAKQQQGLQTWSELKKANPDKISLKLFLKWSKFLDDMQKEVERR
- a CDS encoding AAA family ATPase, encoding MNGSIQKLLASYEQQLFGQTHNLALLLTAFLASGHVLLEGAPGTGKTKMVRVLAQMIGGDFRRVQFTPDLLPSDITGSTIFNLKTGQFEIMRGPVFTNLLLGDEINRTPPKAQAALLEAMEEKQVTIHGETLLLPDPFFVVATQNPIEFEGTYPLPEAQQDRFSFKLLIDYPNLTAEKHLLKSSLVDHRVSEEIPPILELADFKQLRDDVRLVNIDDSIIDYIAQIVRKTREYDLIRLGASPRAGISLAESCKAWAFIQGRDYVTPDDVKLVVRPALRHRIILAPHMELEGGTSDQIIQDVVDSTPVPR